Proteins encoded within one genomic window of Granulicella pectinivorans:
- a CDS encoding glycosyltransferase family 4 protein, with translation MEATSPKAVRLAYLVSIPIQYQAPLLRRIAQEPGIELTVFYGSDYSVRKFQDEGFGVDVTWDVPLLDGYRYEFLPALYDNGTWSVMSPLSRGLFRRLQGRNGEPGFDLLWVHGYATANSLVAMVAAKALGIPVLVRAESWLRDRQRSGLKLAAKRVFFGILREMVDVVLPIGTLNEQYWRRYLGDDMPMARMPYAVDNQYFQDRSTAAAAGRSALQAELGLDPARPVILFASKLTERKRCEDLVAAYAMLSPAPGIEPHPYLVIVGDGELRRALESQAEQTGLSDSIRFCGFKNQSELPRYFELSTVFVLPSRHEPWGLIVNEAMNAGRPCIVSDEVGCQPDLITDGVEGCVFPAGDIPALALALRKVLQNEESAARMGRNALTRIVGWSFEQDVQGLRSAIAQATGRFVA, from the coding sequence ATGGAAGCGACGAGTCCGAAGGCTGTCCGGCTGGCTTATCTGGTCAGTATTCCGATCCAGTACCAGGCCCCGCTGCTGCGCCGGATCGCGCAGGAACCGGGTATCGAGTTGACGGTCTTTTACGGATCCGACTACTCGGTGAGGAAGTTCCAGGATGAAGGGTTCGGGGTGGACGTGACGTGGGACGTCCCCTTGCTCGATGGGTACCGGTACGAGTTTCTGCCCGCGCTGTATGACAACGGGACCTGGAGTGTGATGAGCCCGTTGAGCCGTGGGCTGTTTCGCCGGCTGCAGGGGCGGAATGGCGAACCGGGATTCGACCTTCTCTGGGTTCACGGGTACGCTACGGCAAACTCGCTGGTGGCGATGGTGGCCGCGAAGGCACTGGGAATTCCGGTGCTGGTGCGCGCGGAGTCCTGGCTTCGGGACCGGCAGCGGTCGGGGCTGAAACTGGCTGCCAAGCGGGTGTTTTTCGGCATCCTTCGCGAGATGGTGGACGTTGTGTTGCCGATCGGCACGCTGAACGAGCAGTATTGGCGGCGCTATCTCGGGGACGATATGCCCATGGCGAGGATGCCGTATGCCGTCGACAACCAGTACTTCCAGGACCGGAGCACGGCCGCGGCTGCGGGACGGAGCGCTCTGCAGGCAGAGCTCGGGCTTGATCCGGCGCGGCCGGTAATCCTGTTCGCCTCGAAGCTGACGGAGAGAAAACGTTGCGAAGACCTGGTGGCGGCCTATGCAATGTTGTCCCCTGCTCCTGGAATCGAGCCGCACCCTTACCTGGTGATTGTGGGGGATGGGGAGTTGCGTAGGGCGCTCGAATCGCAAGCGGAGCAGACGGGGCTCAGCGATTCAATTCGTTTCTGTGGATTCAAGAACCAGTCCGAACTGCCCCGTTATTTCGAGCTTTCGACGGTGTTCGTGCTCCCTTCCCGGCATGAGCCGTGGGGTCTGATTGTGAATGAGGCCATGAACGCGGGGCGGCCCTGCATTGTTTCGGACGAGGTCGGTTGCCAGCCGGACCTGATTACGGATGGGGTGGAAGGTTGCGTCTTTCCGGCGGGCGACATCCCTGCGTTAGCGCTTGCCTTGCGAAAAGTTCTCCAGAACGAAGAAAGCGCGGCAAGAATGGGCAGGAATGCGCTGACGCGCATCGTAGGATGGAGTTTTGAGCAGGATGTTCAGGGTCTGCGGAGCGCGATTGCGCAGGCGACCGGCAGGTTCGTTGCGTAA
- a CDS encoding glycosyltransferase encodes MRILHIISTLNPESGGPTESVRILLSFGPIGYTGEVVTLDSPDAPYLKDLKYPVHALGPQTSTYGYNAKLVPWLRANRDRFDGIVVNGLWQYCGLSAWRAIRGHKPYVVFTHGMLDPYFKHAFPIKHLKKWFYWLPAEYWVLRGAYRVLFTCQAEKELAEKSFWLHRWRPHVVPYGAQSPLGDPEGMKEAFFTKCPAVRGKRYLLYLGRIHRKKGCDLLIDAFVKFAAKDPDLSLVMAGPDQQGWADELKRPLIAAGLTDRVLWPGLIRGDDKWGAFYGCEAFILPSHQENFGIAVAEALACGKPALLADKVNIAPEIQSDGAGYMESDTLAGTEALLQRWLETTPEKRAAMSKQALVSFKTRYDMRENAKTIIRLFEQFSKENPEEKTLQGAR; translated from the coding sequence ATGCGGATTTTGCACATTATCAGCACGTTGAACCCAGAATCGGGCGGACCGACCGAGTCCGTGCGCATTCTGCTGAGCTTTGGCCCGATCGGGTACACGGGCGAGGTTGTGACGCTCGATAGCCCCGATGCACCCTATCTGAAGGACCTGAAGTACCCGGTTCATGCGCTGGGCCCGCAGACCTCGACCTACGGATACAACGCGAAGCTGGTGCCGTGGCTGCGTGCGAACCGCGACCGTTTTGACGGAATCGTCGTCAATGGTCTCTGGCAGTATTGCGGGCTGTCGGCGTGGCGGGCGATCCGCGGGCATAAGCCGTATGTTGTGTTTACGCATGGCATGCTGGACCCGTATTTCAAACACGCGTTCCCGATCAAGCACCTGAAGAAGTGGTTCTACTGGCTGCCCGCGGAGTATTGGGTGCTGCGCGGCGCCTATCGCGTGCTGTTTACGTGCCAGGCTGAGAAGGAGCTTGCGGAGAAGAGCTTCTGGCTGCACCGCTGGAGGCCGCATGTGGTTCCGTACGGAGCGCAGTCGCCTCTGGGTGATCCCGAAGGGATGAAGGAAGCGTTCTTTACCAAGTGTCCCGCGGTGCGGGGCAAGCGCTATCTGTTGTATCTGGGACGGATCCACCGGAAGAAGGGATGCGATCTTTTGATCGATGCCTTCGTGAAGTTCGCCGCGAAGGACCCGGATCTTTCCCTGGTGATGGCGGGTCCGGACCAGCAGGGGTGGGCGGATGAGTTGAAGAGGCCTTTGATTGCAGCAGGTTTGACCGACCGGGTGCTTTGGCCGGGTCTGATCCGCGGAGACGACAAGTGGGGTGCTTTCTATGGATGCGAGGCGTTCATCCTGCCGTCGCACCAGGAGAACTTCGGCATTGCCGTCGCGGAAGCGTTGGCCTGCGGCAAGCCGGCGCTGCTGGCGGATAAGGTGAATATCGCTCCGGAGATCCAGTCGGACGGGGCGGGCTATATGGAGTCCGATACTCTGGCCGGCACCGAGGCGCTGCTGCAACGCTGGCTGGAGACCACGCCCGAGAAGCGGGCCGCGATGAGCAAACAGGCCCTCGTGAGCTTCAAGACACGGTACGACATGCGCGAGAATGCCAAGACGATTATCCGGCTGTTTGAGCAGTTTTCGAAGGAAAACCCCGAAGAGAAGACTCTCCAGGGAGCGAGGTAG
- a CDS encoding nitrate/sulfonate/bicarbonate ABC transporter ATP-binding protein has translation MPSQIIRAERVEKYYAQPSENRIQVISPTDLAIEAGEIVALLGPSGSGKSTLMRMLTGLSVPSAGEVYWHEKPIATAEVNVSIVFQSFALFPWLTVLENVEAPLKARGMEAGERRKRSMKILDTVGLDGFQAAYPKELSGGMRQRVGFARALVVEPEVLFMDEPFSALDVLTAENLRSELLELWQKKTIPTQSIFIVTHNIEEAVLLADRIIVLGRNPGHIRTDFKVTLSHPRDRKTAAFTQLVDYIYKVLTQPDAKPPALPTTPSGKAASGSRTPHYQMLPHARPGGIAGLLELLLDHNGKDDIYRLADDLAFEIDDLLPIVDAAQLLGFLTVTEGDAAITATGAEYANSEILRQKELFRTAAVEHVLLLRQIVRAIEAKSDRTVSEEFFHDMLDEQFSEEETIRQLETAINWGRYAELFDFDASRRRFIRSAKMRAEEDEAFQEAE, from the coding sequence ATGCCGTCCCAGATCATACGCGCCGAGCGCGTCGAGAAGTATTATGCGCAGCCGAGCGAGAACCGGATTCAGGTTATTTCGCCGACGGACCTTGCGATTGAAGCAGGTGAGATTGTTGCGCTTTTGGGACCTTCGGGCTCGGGGAAGTCGACGCTGATGCGGATGCTGACGGGTTTGTCGGTTCCGTCGGCGGGTGAAGTGTATTGGCACGAGAAGCCGATTGCGACGGCCGAGGTGAATGTCTCGATCGTGTTCCAGAGTTTTGCGCTATTTCCGTGGCTGACGGTGCTGGAGAATGTGGAGGCTCCGCTGAAGGCGCGGGGGATGGAGGCCGGCGAGCGGCGCAAGAGGAGCATGAAGATTCTGGATACGGTGGGTCTGGACGGGTTCCAGGCGGCGTATCCGAAGGAGCTGTCGGGTGGGATGCGGCAGAGGGTCGGGTTTGCGCGTGCGCTGGTGGTGGAGCCCGAGGTGCTGTTCATGGACGAGCCGTTCTCGGCGCTGGATGTGCTGACGGCGGAGAACCTGAGGAGCGAGTTGCTGGAGCTTTGGCAGAAGAAGACCATTCCGACGCAGTCGATCTTCATCGTGACGCACAACATTGAAGAGGCCGTGCTGCTGGCGGACCGGATTATCGTGCTGGGGAGGAATCCTGGACATATCCGGACGGACTTCAAGGTGACGCTGTCGCATCCGCGGGACAGGAAGACGGCGGCGTTCACGCAGTTGGTCGATTACATCTACAAGGTGCTGACGCAGCCGGACGCGAAGCCCCCTGCCCTGCCCACCACGCCCTCGGGCAAGGCCGCCAGCGGTTCGAGGACGCCGCACTACCAGATGCTGCCGCATGCGCGTCCTGGAGGCATTGCAGGGCTTCTGGAGCTGCTGCTGGACCACAATGGCAAGGACGATATCTACCGGCTGGCAGATGACCTAGCGTTCGAGATCGACGACCTGCTGCCGATTGTGGATGCGGCGCAGTTGCTGGGGTTCCTGACGGTGACCGAAGGCGACGCGGCAATTACGGCGACGGGCGCGGAGTATGCGAACAGCGAGATTCTGCGGCAGAAGGAGCTTTTCCGGACGGCTGCGGTGGAGCATGTGCTGCTGTTGCGGCAGATTGTGAGAGCGATCGAGGCGAAGAGCGATCGGACGGTTTCGGAGGAGTTCTTCCACGACATGCTGGATGAGCAGTTCAGCGAGGAAGAGACGATTCGGCAGTTGGAGACGGCCATCAACTGGGGACGGTATGCGGAGCTGTTCGACTTCGATGCTTCGCGGCGGCGTTTTATCCGGTCGGCGAAGATGCGGGCCGAAGAAGACGAAGCGTTCCAGGAGGCGGAGTAA
- a CDS encoding polysaccharide biosynthesis/export family protein yields the protein MEKNAMAAARAILLAGMISCTFAAAWAQGGQSSSSGQGPGQGSSQGSGQGVMSAPNPYIQSAPMVSAGQATALPSTIQSSADQGTGGMSVFYPDIKTYTLGPEDLINVRLFESPDFTTTLRLSSDGTARLPLIGSVLLGGLTVETAQHTIEERLKSAGMYRDPHISLTLGEFDTTQSSVTLAGELHGPVSIRRLHTLGEVLAAAGGLPATASSIVSIIRPGVAEPILVDLGTNAKDLAKADVPVMAHDTIFIQRLGVVYAVGAFKTTGLVPMQPGRTTLLEVAALTGGPLYAAKYSDMRIIRTVGTERTEVKVDIDKVLHGKAPDPIMQAGDIVFLPSSTVKTAISSGGLNLLLTLANLAVIVATRN from the coding sequence ATGGAGAAGAACGCGATGGCGGCAGCCAGGGCAATTCTGCTCGCCGGTATGATTTCGTGCACCTTCGCCGCGGCTTGGGCGCAGGGAGGCCAGTCGTCCTCTTCGGGGCAAGGTCCTGGTCAGGGGTCGAGCCAGGGCTCCGGCCAGGGAGTCATGTCGGCGCCCAATCCCTATATTCAAAGCGCCCCCATGGTGTCGGCTGGACAGGCGACCGCTCTTCCCAGCACGATTCAGTCATCGGCTGATCAGGGGACAGGAGGCATGAGTGTCTTCTATCCCGATATCAAGACCTACACGCTGGGTCCTGAAGACCTGATCAATGTCCGTCTCTTCGAATCGCCTGACTTCACTACGACTCTGCGATTGAGCAGTGACGGCACCGCGCGGCTTCCCTTGATCGGGAGCGTTCTTCTGGGTGGGCTCACCGTCGAAACAGCTCAGCATACGATTGAAGAGCGTCTGAAATCCGCGGGCATGTACCGCGATCCACACATTTCTCTGACCCTCGGCGAATTCGACACGACGCAGTCTTCGGTCACGCTGGCCGGCGAGTTGCACGGTCCAGTGTCGATCCGGCGGTTGCATACTTTGGGTGAGGTTCTGGCGGCGGCGGGGGGGTTGCCGGCGACGGCGAGCTCCATCGTGTCGATCATTCGTCCGGGAGTGGCCGAACCAATTCTTGTCGACCTGGGGACAAACGCGAAGGATCTGGCGAAGGCCGATGTGCCGGTGATGGCGCATGACACCATTTTCATTCAGCGGCTCGGTGTGGTGTATGCCGTAGGCGCCTTCAAAACCACCGGCTTGGTTCCCATGCAGCCTGGCCGGACCACCCTGCTTGAGGTTGCGGCACTGACCGGAGGGCCGCTCTACGCGGCCAAGTACTCCGACATGCGCATCATCCGGACGGTTGGTACCGAACGTACTGAGGTCAAAGTCGACATCGACAAGGTTCTGCACGGGAAGGCTCCGGATCCGATCATGCAGGCTGGCGATATCGTTTTCCTCCCATCCTCAACGGTTAAGACTGCGATCTCATCGGGTGGGTTGAACCTTCTGCTGACGCTTGCGAACCTTGCCGTCATTGTTGCGACCCGCAACTAG
- a CDS encoding GumC family protein, producing MDRQTTETTSPTGVPHTPGGGFAAATAATETTLSDALMTLRKRKWVLVACVLLGMVYGSYDAITQPRLYESHSRIQVRSGASNEYRVSAVPGMGQDTQTKMNTEIAIMQSDTLLLTVARELNLPNNSDFLEIKGKAPHASLDSPAVQAGTIRRLNGHLKVSLIPKTEIIAISYTSLNAKLSADIANKVVSDYIQRSFETRFQSQQRVSAWLQNQLDGLKQEVETSQEQMMDLQKRLGTLGFDPKDNQTTSTLEDLSKASGAAHIARILAESRYRMLSGMDPGTIDGTIDMNPGTMPVQFAQLRSQIALAKANYAQLMTTLGPNNPKALELSNEIKELDAQLAAEQKRLLIQTREAYLATKANEQQTSAALEQQKTDAYKLRDDLVEYTLKAREYETTRTLYDGLVSRLRTASVQAGLESTEIDVVDLAMIPASPRLQPYSSVVLTACIFALLVGIILAFTLESLDTGLRSIAEIESVIELPSLAIIPKARRTAAEQVGSLTTAQRNINVLTQPKSQFSESFRALRTSLLLSSTGHPPKFVLFTSATPSEGKTTTACNLACILAQRDTRVLLIDADLRRPNVHHRFGLSGKVGLSTLLTGTTGLEESLQRVPEVPNLDIMASGPVPPFPTEMLSSAAMTSLLERCATLYTHVVIDSPPILSVTDGVILARQADAVVLVVRHGKSSKQIVRRARDLLIRSGAPITGLVLNAVDLNSPEYYGYYGYSGYSYTSIDSDSWESQKRAGENPVEGKNGQ from the coding sequence ATGGACCGACAGACGACAGAAACCACCTCCCCAACAGGTGTCCCTCATACACCGGGCGGGGGATTCGCCGCTGCCACTGCCGCAACCGAGACAACTCTGTCCGATGCCTTGATGACGCTGCGCAAGCGCAAATGGGTTCTCGTCGCATGCGTGCTTCTCGGAATGGTATACGGGTCCTACGACGCGATTACGCAGCCACGCCTCTACGAGTCACACTCGCGCATTCAGGTTCGAAGTGGCGCGTCCAATGAATATCGTGTGAGCGCGGTACCTGGCATGGGTCAGGACACGCAGACAAAGATGAACACCGAGATCGCGATCATGCAGAGCGATACGCTTCTGCTGACCGTCGCTCGTGAGCTGAATCTTCCCAATAATTCGGATTTTCTGGAGATCAAGGGCAAGGCACCGCACGCGTCCTTGGACAGCCCGGCTGTCCAGGCGGGTACGATCCGCAGGTTGAACGGCCACTTGAAGGTCAGCCTGATCCCCAAAACTGAAATCATCGCCATCAGCTACACCAGTCTGAACGCCAAGCTTTCGGCGGACATCGCGAACAAGGTGGTCTCGGACTACATCCAGAGGAGCTTTGAGACGAGGTTTCAGTCCCAACAGCGAGTGTCTGCATGGCTACAGAATCAATTGGATGGCTTGAAGCAGGAAGTCGAAACGTCTCAGGAGCAGATGATGGATCTGCAGAAGCGTCTTGGCACTCTGGGATTTGACCCCAAGGATAACCAGACGACTTCCACACTTGAGGATCTTTCGAAGGCATCCGGCGCGGCCCACATTGCGCGTATCCTCGCTGAGTCGAGATACAGGATGCTGAGCGGCATGGATCCAGGAACGATCGACGGGACGATCGACATGAATCCCGGCACAATGCCTGTCCAGTTCGCCCAGTTGCGCAGCCAGATTGCGTTGGCAAAAGCGAACTATGCGCAACTGATGACCACGCTCGGTCCCAACAATCCAAAGGCTTTGGAGCTCTCCAACGAGATTAAAGAGCTGGACGCACAGCTTGCCGCAGAGCAAAAGCGACTTCTCATCCAGACACGTGAGGCGTATCTCGCGACCAAGGCCAACGAACAACAGACGAGCGCAGCTCTGGAACAACAGAAGACTGACGCCTACAAGTTGCGCGACGACCTGGTGGAATACACCCTGAAGGCTCGCGAATACGAAACAACCCGCACGTTGTATGACGGACTGGTGAGTCGGCTGCGGACAGCCAGCGTCCAGGCCGGACTGGAGTCCACCGAGATCGACGTCGTCGATCTTGCGATGATTCCTGCCAGCCCCCGCCTTCAACCGTATTCTTCCGTCGTTTTGACCGCATGTATCTTCGCCCTTCTCGTGGGCATCATTCTCGCTTTCACCCTCGAGAGCCTGGACACAGGGTTACGCAGCATCGCCGAGATCGAAAGCGTTATCGAGCTTCCTTCACTCGCAATCATCCCGAAGGCACGTCGGACGGCAGCGGAACAGGTTGGCAGCCTGACCACCGCCCAGCGAAATATCAACGTGCTGACTCAGCCAAAGTCGCAGTTCTCCGAATCATTCCGTGCGCTGCGCACCTCTCTGCTGCTTTCGTCCACGGGCCATCCTCCTAAGTTTGTTCTGTTTACCTCCGCGACGCCTTCTGAAGGCAAAACGACGACCGCCTGCAATCTGGCCTGCATTCTGGCACAGCGCGATACGCGCGTGCTGCTGATCGACGCCGATCTTCGTCGTCCAAACGTTCACCATCGCTTCGGTCTATCTGGCAAGGTTGGCTTGTCCACCCTGCTGACAGGTACCACGGGCCTGGAAGAATCTCTGCAACGCGTGCCCGAGGTTCCGAACCTCGATATCATGGCCAGCGGCCCGGTCCCTCCCTTCCCGACCGAGATGCTAAGCTCCGCGGCGATGACTTCCCTGCTGGAACGCTGCGCAACGCTCTACACCCACGTTGTGATCGACTCGCCACCCATCCTGTCCGTGACAGATGGCGTCATTCTGGCACGTCAGGCCGATGCTGTTGTCCTTGTCGTCCGGCATGGTAAGTCGAGCAAGCAGATCGTTCGTCGCGCTCGCGATCTTCTCATCCGTTCCGGCGCACCGATTACCGGTCTGGTGCTGAACGCGGTCGACCTCAATTCGCCCGAGTATTACGGCTACTACGGTTACTCCGGGTACTCGTATACAAGCATCGATTCCGATAGCTGGGAGTCTCAGAAACGGGCCGGCGAGAACCCGGTCGAAGGGAAGAACGGACAATGA
- a CDS encoding putative colanic acid biosynthesis acetyltransferase, with translation MARQVAYNAADHISADTAEDPYLRPAFNSKERVKRLVWNVVHALLYRTSPRPFHAWRAMLLRLFGAQMGPNCHFYPKSKVWAPWNLICADQVTAGDGAEIYNAASMRFGSHFILSQDGYLCGATHDYDDPAFPLMAYEMEFGAYAWVCAKASVAPGVSMGEGAVLGLGSVATQKMEPWTIYAGAPAVRIKGRKQNGLQAGSQDLR, from the coding sequence GTGGCGAGACAGGTGGCCTACAACGCAGCGGATCACATCTCGGCGGATACGGCGGAAGATCCGTATCTGCGTCCGGCGTTCAACTCGAAGGAACGGGTCAAGAGGCTGGTCTGGAACGTCGTCCATGCCTTGTTGTACCGGACCTCGCCGCGCCCCTTTCATGCCTGGCGTGCGATGCTGCTGCGTCTGTTTGGCGCGCAGATGGGGCCGAACTGCCACTTCTACCCGAAGTCGAAGGTGTGGGCTCCGTGGAATCTGATCTGCGCCGACCAGGTGACGGCGGGCGACGGGGCAGAGATCTATAACGCTGCATCGATGCGGTTTGGATCGCACTTCATCCTCTCGCAGGACGGTTATCTGTGCGGAGCGACGCATGATTACGACGATCCGGCGTTTCCGCTGATGGCGTATGAGATGGAGTTCGGGGCGTATGCGTGGGTGTGCGCGAAGGCCTCTGTCGCGCCGGGCGTGTCGATGGGCGAGGGCGCCGTGCTCGGACTGGGGTCGGTGGCTACCCAGAAGATGGAGCCCTGGACGATCTACGCGGGAGCACCGGCTGTGAGGATCAAGGGGCGGAAACAAAACGGTCTCCAGGCGGGGTCTCAAGACCTAAGATGA
- a CDS encoding ABC transporter permease encodes MIHLPGNFSYGRGRETLARAQVLRRSWPFFLDLCVAGMGLACFYGVVKIATYWFGGAQPEITISQSPRALPLYAFYSIVRIGLAYVLSLVFAIGYGYIAAYNRRVEALMLAALDILQSIPVLSFLPGVMLAMVALFPHRQIGVEMGAILLIFTGQVWNMAFSFYSSIKSIPRELSEAANVYRFSRWQKLVQLELPYAAIGLVWNSMVSVAGGWFFLMACEMFVLGPRDFRLPGLGSFLQTAAGTGNGVAIAWGLAVMIAIIIATDQLVWRPVIAWCDKFKFEQVEGKARVKSPLLMLLQHSAAVKGISEHVFGPLNEAVYKRLAERRKERFAKGLSEGVVPEEKERTLRTEFTLVRSVAVLVVGSAVLYSAWRALMLLRTVEGGQALLIFEGAGATFLRVNVSLLLAAAWTIPAGVAIGFNPRLARIAQPVAQVVASVPATALFPVLLLALVRMGGGLGIGSIALMMLGTQWYILFNVIAGAMAIPSDLREVATLFRFTRVQRWKTVILPGIFPYLITGMVTASGGAWNASIVAEYFRLKNQTLQTLGLGAQISAATDAGQFQLLLLATMVMALMVVTINRLVWRPLYRLGETRYKLEG; translated from the coding sequence GTGATTCATCTGCCGGGAAACTTCAGCTATGGACGTGGACGGGAGACGCTGGCGCGGGCACAGGTGCTCAGGCGGAGCTGGCCGTTCTTTCTGGATTTGTGCGTCGCGGGGATGGGGCTCGCGTGTTTTTACGGCGTGGTGAAGATTGCGACGTACTGGTTTGGGGGGGCGCAGCCGGAGATTACGATCTCGCAGAGTCCGCGGGCACTGCCGCTGTATGCGTTTTATTCGATTGTGCGGATTGGGCTGGCGTATGTGCTGAGCCTGGTGTTCGCGATCGGATATGGGTATATCGCGGCGTATAACCGGCGGGTGGAGGCGCTGATGCTGGCGGCGCTGGATATTCTGCAGTCGATTCCGGTACTGAGCTTTTTGCCAGGCGTGATGCTGGCGATGGTGGCGCTGTTTCCGCACCGGCAGATTGGCGTGGAGATGGGGGCGATCCTGCTGATCTTTACGGGGCAGGTTTGGAATATGGCGTTCAGCTTCTACTCGTCGATCAAGAGCATTCCGCGGGAACTGAGCGAGGCGGCAAATGTGTACCGGTTTTCGCGGTGGCAGAAGCTGGTTCAGTTGGAGCTGCCGTATGCGGCGATCGGGCTGGTTTGGAACTCGATGGTGTCGGTGGCGGGCGGGTGGTTCTTTTTGATGGCATGCGAGATGTTCGTGCTGGGGCCGAGGGACTTTCGGCTGCCGGGGCTGGGGTCGTTTCTGCAGACGGCGGCGGGGACCGGGAATGGGGTGGCGATTGCGTGGGGACTGGCGGTGATGATCGCGATCATCATTGCGACGGACCAGCTTGTGTGGCGGCCGGTGATCGCGTGGTGCGACAAGTTCAAGTTCGAGCAGGTGGAGGGCAAGGCGCGGGTGAAGTCTCCGCTGCTGATGCTGCTGCAGCACTCGGCGGCGGTGAAGGGGATTTCGGAGCATGTGTTTGGACCGCTGAATGAGGCGGTTTACAAGCGGCTGGCGGAGCGGCGCAAGGAGAGGTTTGCCAAGGGGCTGTCAGAGGGCGTTGTTCCGGAGGAGAAGGAGAGGACGCTGCGGACTGAGTTCACGCTGGTGCGGTCGGTAGCGGTGCTGGTGGTGGGGTCGGCGGTGCTTTACTCGGCATGGCGGGCCCTGATGCTGCTGCGGACGGTCGAGGGTGGGCAGGCGTTACTGATCTTCGAGGGTGCGGGCGCTACGTTTTTGCGGGTGAATGTTTCGCTGCTGCTGGCGGCGGCGTGGACGATTCCGGCGGGGGTGGCGATTGGGTTCAACCCGCGGCTGGCGCGAATTGCGCAGCCGGTGGCGCAGGTGGTGGCTTCGGTTCCGGCTACGGCGCTGTTTCCGGTTCTGCTGCTGGCCCTGGTGCGGATGGGCGGCGGGCTGGGGATCGGGTCGATTGCGCTGATGATGCTGGGGACCCAGTGGTACATTCTGTTCAACGTGATCGCGGGGGCAATGGCGATTCCCTCGGACCTGCGTGAGGTCGCTACGCTGTTCCGGTTTACGCGGGTGCAGCGATGGAAGACGGTGATTCTGCCGGGGATCTTTCCCTATCTGATTACGGGGATGGTGACGGCTTCGGGTGGGGCCTGGAACGCGAGTATCGTGGCGGAGTACTTCCGGTTGAAGAACCAGACGTTGCAGACGCTAGGGCTGGGGGCGCAGATCAGCGCGGCTACGGATGCGGGGCAGTTTCAGCTCTTGTTGCTGGCGACGATGGTAATGGCGTTGATGGTGGTGACGATCAATCGGCTGGTATGGCGGCCTTTGTATCGGCTGGGGGAGACTCGGTACAAGCTGGAAGGGTAG
- a CDS encoding response regulator produces the protein MSEIAATAPSKPRVLVADDEQVIANTLAIILNQAGFEARAVYSGEKAIECLDSFQPNMLISDVIMTGMTGIEAAIATRAKMPNCKILLFSGQAATADLLEKARALGHEFEILAKPVHPTDLLAKLRS, from the coding sequence ATGTCAGAAATCGCAGCCACCGCACCGTCCAAGCCACGCGTACTCGTCGCCGACGATGAACAGGTGATCGCCAACACTCTCGCCATCATTCTCAACCAGGCCGGCTTCGAAGCCCGCGCCGTCTACAGTGGCGAGAAGGCCATCGAGTGCCTCGACAGCTTCCAGCCCAACATGCTCATCTCCGACGTCATCATGACCGGAATGACCGGCATCGAGGCCGCCATCGCGACCCGCGCCAAGATGCCCAACTGCAAGATTCTCCTCTTCTCCGGACAGGCCGCCACCGCGGATCTCCTCGAGAAGGCCCGCGCCCTGGGCCACGAGTTCGAGATTCTCGCCAAACCCGTGCACCCCACCGACCTGTTGGCCAAGCTCCGCTCCTAA